The Thiomicrorhabdus aquaedulcis sequence GGTCAAGAAGCATTTGAGCTTGACGATGCCTTAATTTGGCAAAAATTGCACGTTCATGAATGCGTAAAAGGCCGTGGCAAGATGCGGGAAGGTTGGGTTAGTTTTAGCGCGCATTATCAAATTAATAATGTTGCGGGCGTAATGCAAGAAAAAAGTTATTTTACCCGCAACACACTAGGCCACTGGTGTTATGTGGATGGCGATGTGCAGTAATTAATTTAATGCAGTTGCCAATTTATACTTCGTCTTTGTTTTTAAAGAAATGATGTACCCACCACATGGCCAAACCAACTATGACAATAGACACACTGACAAAACCAAATGTAATCAGTAAAGCCCACCCAACGCTTTGTATATCAGGCATTTTTGCCTCCTATAAGTTTTTAAAGTATCTTTTTAACGCTAAGCATTCTACAATAAAACCTCTTTTAACTTACGGTTTGTTGAACTCATTATGTCGTTAACCATCTCTGAACTTGAAACCGAGCGCGCAAAACTTCTTGAAGCGATTGAATCTCAAGCCCACAAAATTTCTTCTCAACGCGAACCCACTATTGACAGCGGTCACACTCTAAAAGATTGGTTAAGTGCGGCAGAAGAAGTGATGCCTAAATCTCCCGTACCCAATCAAAATAACAATCAAAATAACAATCAAAATAACAATCAAAATAACAGTAAAACTCAAGCATCCAAGAGTGCGAGTCTATCAGGTAATAACACTATGAATCAAAATAATAAAATCTCATATATTGGGGTTATTTTAATGCTGTCACTTATGCTAACAGTCCTGGGTGTGCTGTATGTAGCGTATGTAACCATTAACAAACAATTAGAATCGGTAAAAGAAGAAAGTTTGGGCGAAATAAAAACACTGCAAGACTCCATGACCCAACTGCAACAAACGCTGTCTGGCGGTGGAAATCCTGAGCTATTTATTAAGTTAGAAGATAAAGTCGTGTTACTTGAAAGTAGATTAAACGACATTCAGCAACAACTGGCAGCGCAAGCCGTTACAAACATCACCGCCGTTGTACCTTCGGCTCAAGCCGCCACTGCCAACACCGAACCGGCTAATGATAATGCTTTAGAGCTGCCTATTAGCTTGCAAGAACAAGTGACCGCACAAACCCAAGTTAATCAAGTCACAGAAGCAATATTAGATGTTAAATTAGCGGCTCTCGAACAAAAAATTGATCAAAAGCTCGAAACTATTCTTAATCATTTATTGCAAACAACCCCTAAAACAACCGCGCAATCCGGCCTTGTGACAGGAGCTTTACTGGCGTCAAAACCAACCGAACAAAGCATTACACAGCCTAATGTACCCAGTGTTAATGACGTTAAAGCACCCACAGTGCAAGCGCCCGTTGTCTCGGCGGTTAAAGTAGCCGAAGCACCTGCGGTGCCTGCTAAACCGGTTGACGCACAAAAACCTTTAAAAAATTACACGGCCGATGTGCAGTGGTTAATGAACGAGCCACCGTTAAATTACACCATGCAATTGGCTAGCACTAATGAGCAAGCCCTGTTGAATAGAATGATTAAGCAAAAACAGTTAACCGATACCAAAATTATTTCGCAAACCCGTAATAATGTTAAAAGTTATGTGTTGGTCAGCGGTTCATTTGTAAGCCGTAAAGAAGCCGAAAAAATAGCCCGCGAGTTTAAAGAACAAACTGGCATTGCACCATGGGTGCGTAAAATTCGCGACATTACCAGTCGCGTAGAGTAATTGATTTAAAGCGCTTTAAGATGACACTTAGGGCAAGGCTTAAGCATTAATCTCTAAGACTTCAGCAACGGCAATTCAATGGTAAACCTAACCCCGCTTATGTCGGGGTTTTTTGTAAATGTCATATTTTGTGCATAAACTTTACCGTGGTGGTAGTCGGTAATAAGCTTCACAATGTGCAACCCTAATCCTAAGTGCGCTTGATCGTCTTGATTTAAAGTGCGTATTGAAGTCATGCCATCAAATATTTGCTGCTCATAACCACTGGGCAGTTCGGGTCCCGAGTTTTCAACACAGACTTTAACAGTTTGATCTTCTGTCCAGCCTTTAACCGTAATAGGTCGTTGATTGTCGCTAAAATCTTTGGCGTTACTGATTAACTTATCCAATAATTGTTCAAGCATAAAACCATCTCCCAATATTTTTTGCTCAGGGCTAATGGTATTTTCTACCGCCAAAGACCAATCAGGGTGCAGTGCAATGGTGTTTTGCATGTAATGATTAAGCATTACGCCAATCCTAAAAGGTTCGGGTGGTTGGCTGTTTAAGCTGTCTTCAATACTGGTGGCCTCGGACAATGAAAAAATAATTTGCTTTAACTGCGCCAAAGCGTGTTGCGCATAATCAAGCTGGTTGCTCTTAAACTCACCGTCAAGCAACGTGAGTGACATAGACAATTTATTGAGTGGATTGTGGAGTTCATGCCGCAAGGTTTTAGGCAACTGCTTAAGATAACGTTCGTATGCGCCGAGTTGTTTTAACATTTCGTGTATATGGTGGCGTAAATCCGATAGTTCATCTTGATAAAAACGCAGTCGACTGTCTGGAAACTCTAAATCGGTTAAACGTCCTTTAAGGTTAAAGGTTTTTTAACATCATTGTCTAGCCTAATAATTCGGTTAGACAGCGCGGCCGTGTGCAAAATGGCGCCAATAATCACTATAAAAAAGATAAGCCCACCAATACCAATTAAGCGATAAAATAATTAAAAGTTTCGCTAAATAGGGTTTCCATGCGTTGCTCAAGCACAATACTGCCAATGATGCGATTTTTAATCATTAATGGGGTAGCAGACATTAAAGAGATGGGCTGCTGTTGGTAATCCATTCGATATTGCTGTATTGTTTTGCCTTTTAAAGCGTTAGCAATCAGGTTGATTTCGGGAGTTTCACTTTGCGGATAGGGGTAGGGTAAAGAGTAAGGGATGACAGTTGCCAGCGTTTTAATCAGGCTTTTGCCCACCATGGTAAAAAAATCATTGTGACCATTGGCCTCTTTAGAAGGCAGTTCGCCTACCACATAGGTGGTTTGCCCTTTTTCGTTCACCACCCAAAGCACTGAGTTGGTTAGATTAAGATGCGACAATCGAGTCGGCTTGCCAGTTTGAATTTGCAAAGCCCATAAATCGGTACGATTTTCTAAAATTAATGCAAGGTTTTCAACAGTTTGTTGCTGAACAATCGCCTGATTGTTCAGCATTATGCGATGCAGATCAATGGCAAAACGATAGGCTAAAAAAGGCAAAATGGTCAGCAATAATAGCAGGATAAAAAAACGTGTTCTTATCGAAATACGCGCATTAACGGGTGTTTTAAACGGTCGGAGAAGCCGATTCATAAAAAATTATTACTCTTCCTTATTTTGCCAGCTGTAACCACGTCCGTATTCATTGTGTATTAGGTTAAAGTCAGGGGTAATTTTTTAAACGCGTTACGAATACGACAAATATGGGTGTTGATGGTATTGCGTTCTACCACGCCTTGAGTTGAAGCCTGTAATGAATCGTAAGAGACCACACTGCCTTCGCCTGCATTGGCAAATTGCTTGAGCATTTCAAACTCGGTGGCGGTTAAATCTAAAGGTTTTTGATGCCAATACGCTTTAAATTTTTCGTTAGCAAGCGTTAAGTTTATGATTTTTGAACGATTTTCGTCAACTTTAGGTTTGGGGCTTGCCGTAATACGCAATAAGTTTTTAACCTTAACCATCAGTACATTTAAACTAATAGGCTTGGGCAAATAATCAATAGCGCCCAAAGCGTGGCCGGTATAAATGTCAAACTCGGACTGGCGTTCTGACAGAAAAATAATGGGAATAGGTTGGTTGTAACTTAATAAAT is a genomic window containing:
- a CDS encoding ATP-binding protein — translated: MLKQLGAYERYLKQLPKTLRHELHNPLNKLSMSLTLLDGEFKSNQLDYAQHALAQLKQIIFSLSEATSIEDSLNSQPPEPFRIGVMLNHYMQNTIALHPDWSLAVENTISPEQKILGDGFMLEQLLDKLISNAKDFSDNQRPITVKGWTEDQTVKVCVENSGPELPSGYEQQIFDGMTSIRTLNQDDQAHLGLGLHIVKLITDYHHGKVYAQNMTFTKNPDISGVRFTIELPLLKS
- a CDS encoding SPOR domain-containing protein; protein product: MSLTISELETERAKLLEAIESQAHKISSQREPTIDSGHTLKDWLSAAEEVMPKSPVPNQNNNQNNNQNNNQNNSKTQASKSASLSGNNTMNQNNKISYIGVILMLSLMLTVLGVLYVAYVTINKQLESVKEESLGEIKTLQDSMTQLQQTLSGGGNPELFIKLEDKVVLLESRLNDIQQQLAAQAVTNITAVVPSAQAATANTEPANDNALELPISLQEQVTAQTQVNQVTEAILDVKLAALEQKIDQKLETILNHLLQTTPKTTAQSGLVTGALLASKPTEQSITQPNVPSVNDVKAPTVQAPVVSAVKVAEAPAVPAKPVDAQKPLKNYTADVQWLMNEPPLNYTMQLASTNEQALLNRMIKQKQLTDTKIISQTRNNVKSYVLVSGSFVSRKEAEKIAREFKEQTGIAPWVRKIRDITSRVE
- a CDS encoding response regulator transcription factor, whose protein sequence is MHNTDYRIAVIEDDPIQLETLVLALQQQGFVVEAFNNRISAEQRFAQSLPNLVISDIILGAEMDGGFDLAKHLLSYNQPIPIIFLSERQSEFDIYTGHALGAIDYLPKPISLNVLMVKVKNLLRITASPKPKVDENRSKIINLTLANEKFKAYWHQKPLDLTATEFEMLKQFANAGEGSVVSYDSLQASTQGVVERNTINTHICRIRNAFKKLPLTLT
- a CDS encoding YchJ family protein; this translates as MSPFKTQSYLLQPCLCGSNKTYHVCCHRYHTQLAFPATAKALMRARFVAYSLHLKSYLLSTWCESTRPGQEAFELDDALIWQKLHVHECVKGRGKMREGWVSFSAHYQINNVAGVMQEKSYFTRNTLGHWCYVDGDVQ